The following DNA comes from Bacillota bacterium.
GCTGGGCTTGGCCCAGGAATCTCGGGATAGAGTATTGATTAAGATCTTTGAATCCGATCCCGAGGCGAAGACTACTTCCTATAGTTTGGCTACCAATGAGCTGCATATTGAGCCTCCCTCTGGCTACGTCGAATTGATTCGGGACAACACTACCTTGGAGGCTAAGCAGGTAGACTATGCCCAGGAGAGTCAGGTCGCGGTGCTGCAGCGGGACGTAAAGGTCACGGACCCGGAAATTGATCTGTGGACCGACAAGTTGACGGTGCAGTTTAACGACGATCTGTACATCGCCGAGGGAAAGGTGCGCCTGATGCAGTGGGAAGTTGATGCCCAGGGTGAGCGAGGGGCGCAAGAGCTCTACCTTACCGCGGACAAGGTAACTATTAACGATGCAGCGAAGACGGTACAGGCTCAAGGTAGGGTTTACGTGGAAGAGGCGGATCGACGGGTCTGGTCGGAAACCATGGATTATGATCAGCAGCGGGAGATCATGGTCTTTACCGGCGATGTGCGAATGGAGACGGAGTCGGGAAACCGCCTGCAGGGGAATCGAGTTGTGGTGGATTTGGCCACCGATGAGGTCACGGTTTTTGGTCCCGTAACGGGCGAGTTTATCCTTGAAACTGAAGAAGAGGCCGAGCCGGTAGGAGATTAAAGCTCGGTGCTTTTCGATGAAGCATAAATAGAGCATACATAGGAAGGGACGTGTTCCAGTCATCGGTGTTCCGGTGGCTAGGGTGCGTCCCTTCCCTGGTCTTGGGAGGATGTAAACTCTGCCAGGGCCACCAAAGGGAACAACTCGGGCCATAACCTAACAATTGATGCAAGAATTATCTGTATATTTACCGAGAGTGTCATGTTATAATTGCCATGCTGGGAGGTGAAGTAGGCAATGATGACACTGTTTCGTGACGGTTTTGGCCGAGATCTGGTGGTCTTAATGATCGTTAGTATCGTGGCGGGAACAATTCTGTCTACCGGAATTGCTAAGGCCGTTGATGCCTATTTTGGCGATACCATCAATGGTTTGATCGGTGATTTCGGTGAATATGATCTTATTCTACACATTAGAGAAGATGCCAAGGAAGCGGCGATGACAGAGCTGAAGGCCTTGGCAGAGAATCGACTACCGGGAATGAAGATGAGTGACGGAGTGACTATTGCGGGTAAGGTCAATGTCTTTATCGCTATCCCGGAGGAAGAGAAAACGAAAGAGACCTTAGAGAACCTGGACAATATTTTCGGAGACATCCCAGGTCAGTCAGGGTTTACCCTGATGATAGAGCCAACGGTCGTCGTGCAAGGCACCCACTCCGCGGTCAGGGGAAGATTGATTGAGGAGATCGAGGCGGTACCGGGAGTGAGCTTTGTCTTTCGGGATGGAGGCAGTTTGTATGCTGTTCTAGAGTCTGTGGACAAGTCTACTGAAGTAAATGAAGCGGTCAAGAACATCTTGCAGCAGTATCAACTACTAGAGATTAGTTTTCCCATGGGACAGGAGACAGAGGATGTGGCTTCCACCGGTGCGGTGGTAATTGCGGAGCTGGAGAATAGGTATGCTCCCAGTCTAATCGAAAACATCACCCTGTCGCAGGATACCGAGAACTATCAAGCCTTTGTGAAGACCTTGGCAGAGATGAAGCTGTTTCTGGAAAACTACGCGACTAAGGTGACCATCCCCATCGAGGGTCTGGAGCCGCTGAATGTCGGCAATCGGGTAGTGGTCCTCACCGCCGAGGATAATCTGGCGGAGGGAGAACCCGTTGGGGAAGAACAGCTGGTGATCGAGGTTACCTCTATTACCGGTAGCGAGGCCAAGGGCTTGATTATCCAGGGTGATATCAGTGACGTTGAGGGCCAAGGGGAGCTAAATGGTTACCGGGTGCGAGCCGGTAAGGTAGGTTCCCGGGTCGGGTCTGTGATCTTGGAGAATGATCGCTATCGACTAATTCGAGCCATTGACGAAAGTATCGCCCTGTTGACCCAGCTGGACAGTCTGTCCGGTACGGCCGATGAGGCGGTGGAGAACGCGCAGGAGACCCTGGAGCTCTTCCAGGAATCGCTGGTGAAGCTGGAAGAATTGCAGACCCAGATTGAGGAGTTGAATCGAAGCCTCAATGGTGGTCCCGATGCCGGCGCGGGTAATGTGGTTCTGTCGATGCTGATCAGCCAGGTGATGCGGGGCCTAGTGGGAGATAAGTCCGAGGAAAGTGCCGGTAATCTCCAGGATCTCGATATTGCAGCGATGCAGGAGACTTTGGCTGCTCTAGCGGGACAATTGAAAAACGTTGAAACCGTGGATGTGCAGCTGATTATTGATCAGATTCAACAGGTCAAGGAGTCCTTGCCTCAGCTGCGGGACGAAGAGATTGGCCAGTCGATTCAGCTGATCAACAGCTATATCCAGGGACAAGTGATTCCCGGAGAAAAGATTCAGCTGTTGCTGGATGGCGACTCGGTATCGGCCGAGGAGGCTCAAGGGGTGATTCGGGAGGTTCTGGACAACCAGTACCTGTCGGTATACTCCTCGCCGGTGGGGATTGTTAACCCCAACGCAAGAGCTGAGCTATTTCGAGTGTTGAGCGAAGTGAGGGCAACTATCGCCGGGATGTTGGCGATATTCTTTACCCTTCTCTTCTTGATTTTGGACTACTCGACGGTGATGAGTGTGATGAAGCAGCTAGAGTCGAGAATCACCAGTCGGTCACTGTGGAAGCGAGTATTTAGTCCCGTTAAATTCATCGGAGTTGCCCTGGGGGCAATCCTGTTATTTACCATTTATCTGGCCAGCCGAGCGCAGATTCCCTATGTAGCTCCTTGGCATATGCTGATCCTCGGTGGTATCTTGGGGGGCTTGGCTGCTATTTTGTGCGACCGATTCAGCCCCGTCAATGAGGATGAAATGATGGCCGGTGAGGCCCTGGGATTGACCTACGTTCAGATCATGCGTAATATCGTTATTCCAGAGAGTCGTCCCGGTTTGCTCAATCTGCTAAATGGCTGGAAGAAGACCTTCTAAGGGAGCTTATGCGGGATTTTGGGATGGAGGTGAAGCAGTGATCGAAATCTATGATCTGAAGAAAACCTACGGCAAGACAGTAGCCCTTGATGGGATGAGTCTCAAAGTTCGCAAGGGCGAAACAGTGGTGATTATGGGTCCCAGCGGGTGCGGAAAGTCCACGTCTATCCGTTGTATCAATCGGTTGACGGAGCCTGATTCCGGGAAAATCCTTTTCAACGGCCAGTCGATTTTGGATATGAGCCACAGAGAGCTCTTGGCCTATCGCCAACAGGTGGGCTTTGTGTTTCAGAAGTTCAACCTGATCAATCGGATGACGGTGAAGGAGAATGTGATGTTGGCACCGGTACTAAATGGACTCAACCGCAGTGAGGCTGAGTCCTTGGCAGAGCGGGCCTTGGCCAGAGTAGGGCTGAGTTCCGCTGCCCATAAGCGTCCCCATGAGATGTCCGGTGGAGAGCAACAACGGGTTGGAATTGCCAGAGCCTTGGTTAACAACCCCCAGCTGGTTCTCTGGGATGAGCCCACTGCTTCATTGGATCCGATTTTGGTGCGAGAAGTTCTAGAAGTGATGGAGGACTTGGTGAACACCACTCAAACTACGTCAATCATCGTGACCCACGAAGTGGACTTTGCTTTGCGGGTGGCAGACCGGATTGTACTCATGGATGGCGGCCGGGTAGTTGAGGAGGGTTCACCGGAAACGATATTCGTGGATCCGAAGTCGGAGATTGGAGATAAATACAAGAAACTGATTGCAGCTTAGTCGCGGCCAGGGAGTGATCCCTGGCTTTTTTGTTAGAGAGAGTGGTATGATAAGATTTTAGATAAGGTACTTTTGTCTCGATTTGGGCAGGAATGATGAGACAAAACAAGAAAAAGTGATTCTAATGGATAGGAGCGGGAGGGAGTAGCATTTGCAGTCACAACGGACGCTGGCGAAATCCATCAGTTATGAAGGCCTTGGGCTTCATACTGGACGAACTATTCGGATGTCAATTCACCCGGCATCTCCCGACTCTGGCGTGGTGTTTCGGCGGGTAGATTTGCCCGAGAGGCTCGAAATTCCGGCTAGGCTGGAGAACGTAGTTGATACCAGGTTGAACACTACTTTGGGTATTGGTACCGTCAAGGTTATGACGGTGGAACATCTTCTGGCTAGTCTGTCAGGGATGGGCGTCGACAACGCTATTGTCGAGTTAGATGGCGGTGAAGTTCCCGTCGGGGATGGCAGCGCCGAGTTGTTTTGTCGCTTGATCCAAGAGGCGGGAGTCGTCGATCAGCCACAGGCTCGAGTCTATCGGGGTTTATCATCGCCGGTCAGTGTCTCCGACAAGGGCCGGTATATGGTTGCCTTACCTGCCGATGAGTTCAGGATATCCTTTACCTTTGTTACCGATCATCCCGTAATCGGTACCCAGTACGCCGATTATGCAATTACCGAGGAGGTATTTCGGGAGCAGCTGGCTGCGGCCCGAACCTTTGCCTTTGCTCATCAAGTCGAAGAGATGCGGCGACAGGGAAGGGCTCTGGGGGGAAGTTTGGATCTGGCTGTGGTGGTGGGGGACGAAGGATACGTGAACGAACTGAGATTCCCCGACGAGATTGTCCGGCATAAGATTCTGGATATTGTGGGTGACCTGGCTTTGCTGGGGCCGATGAAGATGCATATCATTGCCATCAAGTCCGGTCATCAGCTGGATGCCTGGTTGGCACAGCGAATTTCCGAAGTAGCAGTTGGATGGAATTGACAGGAATAGAGGAGGCGACCTTGTCTCAATAATGTATGTGAGGGATGTTTTTCCTCAGAGTACAAATATTTACTAAGGAGGTCAACTCTTTGCGCGCAATTCTGCCTTTAGCCGGGATCGGTAGCCGATTGCGACCTCATACCCACACCCTACCTAAATCCTTGGTACCGGTAGCGGGCAAACCTATCTTGGGACATATTCTCGACCGGTTGATTCCCGTTGGAGTAAGTGAAGTGGTCTTGATCGTCGGTCAGATGGGTGACATGATCGTAGACTACGTCAGTGAGAACTATAATTTTGTCGTCCGCGTGGTCAATCAGGAGGAGAGACGGGGTCTTGGTCATGCCGTCTACCTATCTCGAGAACATGTCGACCCGGCGGAGCCGGTGCTGATTGTTTTGGGCGACACCATCGTCGAAGCTGATTTGGCAGCGGTGGTCAGAAGTCCCCACAGCGTCTTGGGGGTACGGGAGGTGGACAATCCCCAAAGTTTCGGCGTTGTCTCTTTGGAAGGAGATCGTATCGCTGACCTGGTGGAGAAGCCAGCCAACCCGCCGTCGAACCTAGCAGTGGTGGGGGTCTATTACATCAAGAACACTGCTCTGTTGCTTAATTGTCTGGAATACATAATCGATCAGGGAATTACCTTGAAGGGCGAATTTCAGCTCACCGATGCCCTGCGCCGGATGATTAAACTGGGCGAACCCATGGGTGTTTTCCCAGTGGAAAG
Coding sequences within:
- a CDS encoding amino acid ABC transporter ATP-binding protein, with translation MIEIYDLKKTYGKTVALDGMSLKVRKGETVVIMGPSGCGKSTSIRCINRLTEPDSGKILFNGQSILDMSHRELLAYRQQVGFVFQKFNLINRMTVKENVMLAPVLNGLNRSEAESLAERALARVGLSSAAHKRPHEMSGGEQQRVGIARALVNNPQLVLWDEPTASLDPILVREVLEVMEDLVNTTQTTSIIVTHEVDFALRVADRIVLMDGGRVVEEGSPETIFVDPKSEIGDKYKKLIAA
- the lpxC gene encoding UDP-3-O-[3-hydroxymyristoyl] N-acetylglucosamine deacetylase, whose amino-acid sequence is MQSQRTLAKSISYEGLGLHTGRTIRMSIHPASPDSGVVFRRVDLPERLEIPARLENVVDTRLNTTLGIGTVKVMTVEHLLASLSGMGVDNAIVELDGGEVPVGDGSAELFCRLIQEAGVVDQPQARVYRGLSSPVSVSDKGRYMVALPADEFRISFTFVTDHPVIGTQYADYAITEEVFREQLAAARTFAFAHQVEEMRRQGRALGGSLDLAVVVGDEGYVNELRFPDEIVRHKILDIVGDLALLGPMKMHIIAIKSGHQLDAWLAQRISEVAVGWN
- a CDS encoding NTP transferase domain-containing protein, coding for MRAILPLAGIGSRLRPHTHTLPKSLVPVAGKPILGHILDRLIPVGVSEVVLIVGQMGDMIVDYVSENYNFVVRVVNQEERRGLGHAVYLSREHVDPAEPVLIVLGDTIVEADLAAVVRSPHSVLGVREVDNPQSFGVVSLEGDRIADLVEKPANPPSNLAVVGVYYIKNTALLLNCLEYIIDQGITLKGEFQLTDALRRMIKLGEPMGVFPVESWFDCGNPESLLATNRYLLDRDGAVSAPLQNTVVIPPVHIARTARVANSVVGPYVSVADHAVVENCLIRDSILNEGAVVRDITLDGSLIGHNAVVTGRYTKLNIGDSSEIISGS